A window of Nomascus leucogenys isolate Asia chromosome 19, Asia_NLE_v1, whole genome shotgun sequence genomic DNA:
TCCAGAGACATCTCTCAGGAATCTAAagacaaacaagcaaagaaacaaacaaaaagacacaagCTAGACATAAAGCTGCTTCTAGTTAATATACGGCCTAGTCTCTGTGTGTATCTACAGGACGCTAACTCTCACCCTTTGTCTTTTGAAGGAACCAAATTTCCATTAAATACTAAAggggacatttaaaaaatcacatagtacacaaatgaataaaatgccaTTCAGAATTTTATCTTTGTTAAACTGTCACTGTTATCTCATTGTTCTGTTAACTTTTCAAATAACTTCcttggaaacaaaaaaaacctgttggTTAGCTAAGCAATGGAATTCTTTATTAATAATTGACAATGGAATAGTGCTCCAAAAGTCATGGGTAAAAATTCTCTTAAACCTACTTGTAACTTTGGGTCAAAATATACAACATATCTGGGCTGTGTAAAACGTCGAGCGGCTAAACTAGAGGGGGACATAACGGAAGTGATTTTCCTTCGGCTGGAAAAAAATCCCCAGAGTCAGACCTAGTTTTCAGAAGCATTAAGATGAAAAAGGGTTTGTTCTAAAGCATGGCATTCCACAGCAAGATTTATTCTACTTGTCCGTTTTAGCACTTTTTCAAAAACCCAGGACTAAGGACATGGAGGTTGATGTGTATGATACACACATATAGACTTATCCACTTACAGATAGGCCCATATACTTACAAACATTTACATATAAACAAAAGGTGAAAACAGTACATTTGTATGCACGCTCCATTAAAccctgtcatttttttaaaacttgtaagTGAAACACAGTTTAAATCAATATCAGATTCATGTTGAAAAACAAACTGCTGTATTCCTCCCACTCCTTTCAAATGGGCACACAGAACCTTCTCAGTATTTCTCTGTCATTATGTAATGCACATTGCACATCcctaaaaaacaccaaaaacaaataGTGATTTGTACCATGACACACTCAATGGGAAGATTAAATTCTACTTGGAAGTCACATCACTACACagtctaatagtatggagaataCAACTAGAAGGATGTCTAGTGTGGAAAATAGAAGCTTAGAGTATGACAGTATTTTTTGACCTGTTTACAAAGCATTAAgaccaaaatgaaataaatgagttGCTATTAGCTGCTGAGATTTTTCTTGAGATTTACAGTCATTTTCTTACATAAATATACCACTAGCCTCTGCGTGATAGGCTGCCAAAACAAATATATCCTACTGATTTGGCAAATGTGTCATGACAAAAATTCCAATGTATAATCCCCATTCATTACATAGATGGTTCAGAAGATTTTGAATTGTAGCCTTATTATCTAAAATCCTTAAAGAAGATTTATTAAGCACACTTAAGTGATGTTACATAGATACACATTTCAGAAAAAGCCCTAATAACCACCACTTTTCCCCAAATGAGGCCATCAAGTCAGGCACCAACAgatagcagaaagaaaaacaggaattaATAATCCAACATAAAATGACACTGTCAACTATTCAGTTTAGTGCCCTAGTTCAATTGATTCAACTTCTGCCTTCGTAGGCCTGGTGTGACCAATGCCAGCCCAGGTTTTTAAACCCCTATGGTACTTCTAGACAACGTATGTAAATTTACAGTATACAATTTGGATTCACCATGCATGAATACTTTGTGTGTAACATTTAATAAGCTCAATCTACATCCAGAATAATTTACATGAAAggacaatatttatttaaacagagCTCAATGGGGTAACCATGGTATCATCAGAGTGCatccagaggaaaagagggaggaggggccGAAGGAGACGCAATCAACGGCACTCCCACACTTTTACTGTTTGATCTACGCTGCCAGTGACGACATAGGGTGCCGTCTTGtggaaatctgaaataaaaagaaatggtttatttaaaaatcagacgtaagcctgggcaacaaacacagtgagaccccctctctacaaaatacaaaattaaaaaaaaagttagccgggcatggtggtgtgtgcctgtagtcccagctgctcgggagactaaCGCAGAACTGTTTGAGCTGGGAAGTCGAGGATGCAgcgagccatgactgcaccactgcactctagcctgggtgacagagcaagaccctgcccgGTCCCAACCCTCCATCACACTGAGCctgataaaatttttaatgagcCACAAAACAAGAAAGTCCAAATGCCAGGagtgttcttgtttctctaataCACCATAACCCAAGAGGGTATCTAGTTTGCCAATTCAGTTAGGGAAGTTGAGACTTAATGATCAAATCCTGTATTAACATCTCAATGAAAACGCCTGTTCCTGTTTGGCCCATCCCAAATGGggctcaaatctttttttttcttttttgaggggcagggtctcactatgttgcccaggctggagtgcagtggctgttccaAGGTGTGATCCCACTACTGATCGACAagggagttttgacctgctctgttTCCTTGGGCAACCTGGGAGTCTCCTGTTcccaggaggtcaccatattgatgctgcACTTAGTGCAGACATCCGATCAGCACAGCACACTGTaacccagaactcctgggctcaagcaatcctccagcctcagcctcctgagtagctgggactaaaggcacagcAGGGCTCAAATCTAACAATACAGAGTCTCGCCATATCCATTTACTGAACATGTTCCAGGCATGGCATAAACGCTCCATCTTTGTGCCTAATCCTTGAAGCAATCCTGTGAGGCAGGTATTAGCCCATCTTACCGAGGCTTCGGTCCATTATACTTTAGTGCATTTATTATACCTGACTGTATTCACTACCTTAAATTCCAGATTCAAGTCCAGATGACAGTGAGGATGTTTACTCAAATCAAATACAATTTCCTGAGTTTCTAGTATCTGATGGTATACACCTGCCAGAGGGAAAGGCTGAGGAAAATTTTGTTTGAGAAACAAACTAATAGGGGAGAAAAATTACTCATCAGAGTGGTAAGTAACCTCTTCACAAATTCTGGTTTCCAAAACCAGTGTTGTGCAGTGGAGAAAGTAATGTTTTTACTGTAAGGCTAACAATGGAAAGAGTTAAGAGGAAAggagaatttaaaacaaatggtAAGAATCCACAAAATTTTCATCTGTCTTCTCTATTCTGCTCTGAAAGCACAGTCATTTCTTACCTGGCAAAGTCCACACGATTATGTAAAACACTGTTTGTCTGGCACTCCAAAATCTAATGTTCAGAGACCTCACGAGGCGTACATACCCAAGGAGGTAACAAAGTGTTCATGCGCATTGAGGGTCTTCATGCATCGCTTGTTCTTGTAATCCCACACGCGTAGGGTCTTGTCATCAGCACAACTCAAAATAAACTTCCCCCCAGAATGGAACAGAACTCCACGTACCCAGTTATCATGACCcaccttaaaaacaaaagttatttgACTCAGTAAAAGGCAAAATGTTTAAATAGCATCTATTTCATAATACAATAAAACTATACATACCAAAAACATcaaaagaccaaaagaaaataaaagtctagGGGATTCTAGattaaaggaaattgaaaaccCATAAGACATGAGCATCGAATATAATGTACAATCCCTGACTGGGTCCTGGATGAGGGTTAAAAAGAAGTCACGCAGGGCATTAtggaaataacaacaacaaatctgAATATGTAGTCTATCAATGGTAAATTTCTTGAGTGTGATTAATTTTATTGTGGTTATTTATATACTATCCTTGTTCTTAGGTGGTTCATGCTAAAATACTTGGGGGTAAAGTGTTACGATGTCTCCAAAGAACGCTCAAATGATTTCagcaaaatatacacacatacatgaaggaaaaccaacaaaTGCTAACTAGGTGAAGGATATACAGGCATTCActatatatccatccatccatccatccatccatccatccatccatccatccatccatccaatcatccatccatccatccatccatccatccatccatccatccatccaatcatctatccatccatccaatccatccatccatccatccatccatccatccatgcatccatccatccaatcatccatccatccatccatccagccatccaatcatccatccatccatccaatcatccatccatccaatcatccatccatccaatcatccatccatccatccaatcatccaCCTAATCATCCATctaatcatccatccatccatccaaccatccatccatctaatcatccattcatccatccaccaaccatccatccatcatccatccatccatccatccatccatccaatcatccatccatccatcaatcatccatccatctaatcATCCGtccatccaatcatccatccaatcatccatccaatcatccatcatccatccatccatccatccatccatccatccaatcatccatccagccatccatccatccagccatccatccatccagccatccatccatccaatcatccatccatgcatccatccatctaatcatccatccatctcatcatccatccatctcatcatccatccatctatccatgcatATTTCCCCTGTCACAGCAGTTCCGTTCTTGCGATTTAAGGACATGACCAGAGATTTAGTTAACGAAGATGTTCACAAAGCACTGTCTGTAGATCAGTGTAGAGCATCTAACAACATAAGCAAGGATCACATACTTTCTAAATTAAAGGTTTGCTACAAAGCTACCTTAAGGGGCATGataccatttttataaaaaatagcaCATTCATCTACACATTAAGAAAAAGGCTTAGAACTGCACAGTTGAACATGGTAGCTACTGTCCATGTATGCCTACTTTAATATATAATAGTTAAGATTACATACAACCAACAATTTAGTTCTTCAGtctcactagccacatttcaagagtATAACAGCTGCATGTGGCTAGTAGCTACCACGCTGGATAGTGCAGTTATAGCACAGCATtgcaaagttttgttttgttttaaaaagagacagcaactctgttgcccaggctggagtacagtggcatgatcactatATATAGGAGgattcaagtaatcctcctgccttagcctcctaagtagctaggactataggcatgcatcatcatgcatgactaatttttaaacttttattttggtagagacagggcctcattatgttgctcaggctggtctcaaactcctgggctcctcctgccttggcctcccaaagtgctgggattacaggcgtgagccatggtgcctggccaagagtatgtttttcttttttcttttcttttttttttttttttttggagacagagtctcactttattgcctaggctggagggccatggtgcgatctcggctcactgcaatctctgtctcccaggtgcaaacgattctcgtgcctcagcctcctgagtcgctgagattacagacatgcaccatcatgcccggctttttttttttttgagatggtttcactctgttgcccaggctggagtacaatggcgtgatcttggctcaccgcaacctctgcctcccaagttaaagcaattcgcctgcctcagccttcccaagtagctgggattacaggcatgtgccaccatgcctggctaattttgtgtttttagtagagacggggttcctccatgttggtcaggctggtctccaattcctgacttcaggcgatccacctgcctcagcctccaaaagtgctgggattgcaggagtgagccactgcgcctggcctgctttattttaattatatatcatGTTTTCTTAACAGCAACATGGTATAGCTGAACTCAGCTCAGAATACTACTAGAGGAgagtttcattttaattaattaattaatttatttatttatttattttttgaggcggagtctcactctgtcgcccaggctggaatgcagtggtgccatctccggtcactgcaagctccgcctcccgggttcacgccattctcctgcctcagcctcccgagtagctgggactacaggcacccaccaggatgcctggttaattttttgtatttttagtagagacggggtttcaccatgttagccaggatggtctcgatctcctgacctcgtgattcgcccgcctcggcctcccaaagtgctgggattacaggcgtgagccaccgcgcccggcctagagttTCATTTTCTAATCAGTTCTTGAAGATGCTTCCACATGTGTCTGTCATATCCTACAGAGAGACAATCACTTCAAGGTATCATTAGCACCTAAAAAATCTCTAAACAAACGTGGAAGCCAAATTATAAAAACTACTACTAAATGAACATCCACAGATCTCCTTGGAACTCCTTTAGGCACATAGGAATGTCCACAATCCGTTACTAGTATTGACATATCTTTCTATGGAAATACAGATGCTCCTAAATATGCCAAATAAACTAGATCATGTGAGCAAGGAGGTATAACAGTTAAAAGGATTCATATAAATAAAGtgaaacagagaaacaaacatCTTCAACAGTGAACAGGTCTCTAAGAATGCTGCTTTTTCTCATAAGAGatattacacatttatttttttttttgagacggagtctcgctctgtcgcccaggctggagtgcagtggcacgatcttggctcactgcaagctccacctcccgggttcatgccattctcctgcctcagcctcccgagtagctgggactacaggcgcccgccaccacgcccagctaattttttgtattttttagtagagaagggatttcaccatgttagcttgatctcctgacctcgtgatccaccagcctcggcctcccaaagtgctgggattacaggcgtgagccaccgtgcccgaccgagatattacacaatttttaaagatacagtgAGCTAGTAGCATCTCCCCCTCAAACACCGACTGGCTCTACAGATTCTTTATAGAACCTGCATTCTAGAGAAATAACTTTCACATcactataacaacaacaaaagctaaaggaaaactataaagaagttattttaaagcCCAGAATAATTCAGATTATTTAATAAGATATCATAAAGCACTAATCCAAAAAGGTATAAATAGTGAAGATGCAAAAGAAACGGTAAGATTATGCAAACTTACGAGGGTCATAAGGCACATGCCAGTACTGACATCCCACATCTTAATAGTCTTGTCTCTGGATCCAGATAGCAAGAATGGCCCAGGTTTACCACTTTTTTTAGTCtacagaaaacataataaaaattaagttacCCACACAAGAAGTTAGGTACGGACTTTAAATGGCTTCTAATAATGATCTATATTTCCAATTTTGttgcattttggttttttgtttgttttcagacggaatcttgctctgtcacccaggctggagtacactggtgcaaccttggctcactgcaacctccgcctcccgggttcaagtgaatctcctgcctcagcctcccaagtaggtgtgattacaggcacgcgccaccacacgtggctaatttttgtatttttagtagagacggggttttgccatgttggacaggctggtctcgaactcctaacctcaggtgatcagcccacctcggcctcccaaagtgctggaattacaggcgtgagccactgcgcccggcccaatttgTTTTTATCTGTTGAAATACACAAGTCTTTCACACCATACCTATGCTATACAGGAAGGACCCAGATAATGTAAGAACAGAAAGTCTCTATTTAGGTTAGGACTCAGTTTTCATAAAACCAACAGAtaataaatttacttttcaaGATTTCTGTAATCACTATTTAATTTAGCTTTTACAAATCCAaccaaaatcaaatttatttatttatttatttatttttatctgggtTAGGGAATATTCGTTtatttcaagacagggtctcattctgtcacccaagctggagtacagtggaacaatcatagctcattgcagctttgaactcccgggatcaagcgatctttctgcctcagtctccctagtggctgggactacaagagtgcaccaccacacctagctaagtttttgaaaaatttttccCTCATTAGTATAGtggtgagttaaaaaaaaaaaaaagttttctgtagagacaggggtctcgctatgttgctcaaactcctgggctcaagtgatcctcctgccttgacttcccaaagtgctgggataacaggcgtgagccaccgtacctctGGAGGTGCGATGCACCAGAATCAAATTTATGAGATACAGCATGTAACCACCACCAGAGGGCAGTAAACAGAATCTCAAAATGCAATCAAAATAAAGAGAACTCACAAGAGAAGATTCATTGAGAAAAATAAGTGGGATGGGGGTAGGGGGAGAGGAAACTGCTTCCTTTGTTTAttgaaatgtagttttaaaaatacatgatagGAATGCCTCTATCAAAATCAATGTgaggccacgcacagtggctcatgcctgtaatcccagttgggaagttgaggtggtcagatcacttgaggtcacgagtttgagagcagcctggtcgACATGGCAACatcttgtttctactaaaaatataaaaattagctggcaggGTGGTACATGCatccgtggtcccagctactcaggaggctgaggcaggagaatcgcctgaacctgggaggcggaggttgcagtgagccaagatcatgctactgtaccccagcctgggcaacagagtgagactgtctcaaaaacaaacaaaacttttagaccattcattttcattcatttattagaaacagggatcttgctatgttgtcccaGGCTGAACTTTAACTTctggacacaagtgatcctcttgcctcagcctcctgagtggctacgATTATAGCCATGTGCCGCTGTACcttgtaatttttaatgtattaataataaagaCCAAAATCATAACGATCACAAAGAAATGTGTTAAAGCTCCAGGCTCAGCTAGTACTTTTAAATGATCAAGAACATCAGAGGCCGCCATGTGAAATAGTCTtcatttaaagaaacatttatacTATCACATCtgggattaattttaaaaaataaatactgaactGCATTTTaccataaatttataaataaaatgattatgtTCATTAATGAAGGCTATTTTTCTGACAGAAAACTTTAACCTCTCCCTCAAGTTTGGTCTTACATTGAGATGATCTCATAACAATGGTTTTTCtgataaattttaattctttaggAGAATACCCATCACATATCAAATCAAGGATAGGCTGACAGCAATAATAATCACTGGTTAAATAATGTAAACACATCTGCAAGCTGTGAAGAGTAGAGAATTTCAGGATTCAGAATTGTGGGATgcagatttttaaatgcattaacaGCCCTGAAACTGGGAATTAGCAAAGTTATCTAAGgatttaagataaaataaaaccatgaagACAAGTTTGTATCTACAGTACCTCAGATCCTGTTGCTTCAGAGATGGAGGAATAGGAGCTTTCTGGAGCCCAGGAAATGCATTCTACCACATGCTCGTGCTCTCGGAGCTCAGCCTTGCATTCCTTTGTTGCTACGACCCATACACGCACAGTCTGGTCATTGGAACAGCTGGCTATCAGAGTGCCATCTTGATTTGGTCGTACCATACGTACCCATTCTCTGTGTCCTGTGAATGTCTTCACACAGTAgctgtcaaaataaataataacttacATTGTGAATGACAATCATCAGGACACTTCCCAGAAGTGATACAAACATATGTACTGGGATGAAGAGAATGGTACCAAGTTAGAGATGCAAGTCGACAGAAAAAATGTACAATCCTGGTTAATTAAAGTGGGAACAATAAGCTAACAGACGTATCATTAAGGAGCTAATAAAATCAACATCTAGaagataaaatatgtataagaaataaaatctttcaaaactaaatgcacactgaaaaatatttctagCCATATTGGAAAAAAGCTATGCTCTACTAATCTGAGTAAAACTAGTAACTTTGTATTACAAAAATCGGTAATTCTACGCACAACCAAATTCAGCCTAACAGAGGTATACCAGCACAAAGATTATTTACACTTTAAACCCACAGAGAGATCACCTAAAAGACGACCACAGAGGAAATAAGCCATTACACAGAAATGCTTCTCAAGGACATAGCGTCTCTCCTTACAATGTCTCTGTGCTCCTTTTTGGGGGACATGTACAGACCAAacttaattttaaagtatatttaatatgACTGTCATAATGATTATTCTGGGTTAAAGTTGAAATGACTGTAACACCAGAacacaattttgttttgttttttataaatgtgTCTTTAAGctgatgccttttcttttttttgagacggagtctcactcttgttgcccaggctagagtgcaatggcaagatctcggctcactgcgacctccgcctcccgggttcaagtgattctcctgcctcagcctcccgagtagctgggagtacaggtgtgcgccaccacacccggctaatttttgtatttttagtagagacggggtttcatcatgttggccaggctggtcttcaattcctgaccaggtgatctgcccgccttggcctcccaaagcgctgggatgacaggcgtgagccactgcacctggctgctgaTGCCTTTTCAACTAAACTTACTTACCCAGTTTGCACTTCccacatttttatagttttatcccTTGAGGCAGACACTATATGATCTCCATTGGGCATGATGGCTACTGAAGAAACATTGTGGTCATGGCCTAAAACACATAACAGCAATATATTATGAAGTAATATACCACCAAGAGCAATGAAACATCAATTGACCATGGGATTTTaccatggggtttcactatgtcaaaGTAAGTTCTAAATATACTGGATTTTATACAAATTGGATAAGAAACCTGGATTTACAcgataaagttaaaaaaatcagtaaaaacaaCCCACAAGGAAATAGTCAACTCCATTTAGGATTAAATTTCAACCTGTACAaatggtttaaaaacaaaaggcatcACGATGATCAATAattgaatatattcatatacttACCTCAGTGAGTCTGAATGTTTACATATGAACGctaggaaaacaatttttttttttttttttttttttgtgaggcaaggacttgctctgttacccaggctaaagtgcagtggtgcaatcatatctcactgtagccttgaactcctgggctcaagagctcttcccgcctcagcctgtcgagtagctagaactacacaggtgtgtaccaccacacctggtaccaccacacccacaactattttattttttgtagagacaaggtctccatATTTTGCCCAcactcgtctcgaactcctgtcctcaagcaatccctcctgccttggcctccaaaagtgctgagattataggtgtgagccactgtgcctagttcTAGGTTGATATTCtaagatataaaaaagataaagcgAATGGATACGAAAAATGGGGAATTGGTTCTCTGTTTAAAatggtgggccaggtgcagtggtttacacctgtaatcccagcactttgggaggccgaggcgggtggatcacctgaggtcaggagttcaagaccagcctggccaatatggttaaaccctgtttctactaaaaataaaaaaaattagccgggtgtggtggtgcttgcctgtattGCCAGCTACtttggagtctgaggtgggagaatcatttgaacctgggaggtggaggctgcagtgagccaagattgtgccactgtactccagcttgggtgacaaagcaagaggCCAtctcccccccccaaaaaaaaaggggggtgttgggggtaaaaaaaaatgcattagaaaGAACTCTTTTTAAAGTTAGAGCTATAAGATATAgacaacttaaagaaaaataaatgatagaccttacgtggctcacgcctataattccagcactttgggaggctgaagtcaggagttcgagaccagcttgaccaacatggtgaaaccccgtctctactaaaaatacaaaaattagacgggcatggtggcgcgtgcctataatcccagatactcaggaggctgaggcaggagaatcacttaaacctgggaggcggaggttgcagtgagccaagatcgcgccactgcactccagcctgggtgacagagtgagacaccgtgtcaaaaaaaaaaaacaaaaaaaaaacaaaaacaaaaaacagtgttcATGCGTGGAATTCCTGTAATTGTAAACTTCCCCAATGCATTTAatttggggcagggggtggggaaaaCACAACCTTCAAATTATGCCCTCTAGGTAAACACATAGTTTACTCACGTGTTAACATCATGGATAATCTGTATGTGCTCC
This region includes:
- the PAFAH1B1 gene encoding platelet-activating factor acetylhydrolase IB subunit alpha; protein product: MVLSQRQRDELNRAIADYLRSNGYEEAYSVFKKEAELDMNEELDKKYAGLLEKKWTSVIRLQKKVMELESKLNEAKEEFTSGGPLGQKRDPKEWIPRPPEKYALSGHRSPVTRVIFHPVFSVMVSASEDATIKVWDYETGDFERTLKGHTDSVQDISFDHSGKLLASCSADMTIKLWDFQGFECIRTMHGHDHNVSSVAIMPNGDHIVSASRDKTIKMWEVQTGYCVKTFTGHREWVRMVRPNQDGTLIASCSNDQTVRVWVVATKECKAELREHEHVVECISWAPESSYSSISEATGSETKKSGKPGPFLLSGSRDKTIKMWDVSTGMCLMTLVGHDNWVRGVLFHSGGKFILSCADDKTLRVWDYKNKRCMKTLNAHEHFVTSLDFHKTAPYVVTGSVDQTVKVWECR